A portion of the Streptomyces erythrochromogenes genome contains these proteins:
- a CDS encoding vWA domain-containing protein gives MTHTDPRAAVDALAAAREPYLIGVRHHSPALAAVVPALLDASGADVVCVELPADFQPWLEHLADPETVAPVALAGTGEDGRLAFYPFADFSPELAAVRWARRRGAAVLCCDLPLSDPGWTPGPPVPHPSPPTDGPDAPPRAVDATPNSTGTTTLTDSAPEAADGPRRAGSFADGLTAAGTGRDGDDLWDRAVEVLAPGCSPEAVRRAALGVGWALREDGPVPDRDLAREAHMRAVIADAAAGGHRVAAVIGSFHAPALVTPSATADGQADGADLPGSAGRGLPGGGAAAESAAPRGADSPPGSDPEVPAPVDGASAAAAGQGSAAGAADGAAPGRAVPAAPAAPAAPGRRLGKDAASGSGPAGPVDTAVTSFVPYSFDLLDSRSGYPAGIRDPLWQQAVLEAGGDPGRLREAASVAVTGLCRELRRAGHTAGTGEAAETLRLACDLAALRELPAPGRGELLEAVTTVLGQGEPLGRGRALAQALEAVLVGTARGRTTPHAPRSGLGPSVEAELAELRLPCPEDPAPREVRLDPLRSALDGRREVLLQRLLVCGASYGEPLTVAATGDGTALGTKWRLSWTPAVPARLDLTGVRGVTAAQAAAGTLSETARRAAADGGPTPAQILAGLAAAARCDLPELVDVRLHEAATVLPQTATLPELLDALDLLEALHRGHLPGTSAASRAACAVLAGDLLEAAVRSLPGLAGSEEPADAAALVALADRAAAHHLGLRTDDALTALAASASPLMQGAALAVRVLLDLDPAEALGDRAAGWIDSAGTADSRRALARRLAGLLTAAGPLLQSSPAALTPLLDRVDHLADQDFLDRLPALRGGFDALAPAARDRLLDTVTERLGDRIDLALDAPPALLALWAAADAAGLAALKALPLPRRGEPAADSAPDAPDAPRAPAREPRSEPEPGSEPGSDARRLAPADRWRLLLGRERDRLPAGARRYAHALDELYGSGHGEGAGDLGTGQGPGRSGGQEASFPTAREWSQELEALFGADVREEVLAGAAEAGRTDVLAQLDPAAVRPSVELLSSVLSLAGGLPEAQLARLRPLVKRLVDELSKELATKLRPSLSGLTTPRPTRRPGGALDLARTLRANLAHARRRADGTVVVVPERPVFSTRASREADWRLVLVVDVSGSMEASVIWSALTAAVLGGVPTLSTHFLAFSTQVVDLTDRVDDPLSLLLEVRVGGGTHIAAGLAHARSLITVPSRTLVVVVSDFEEGGPIGGLLGEVRALAASGAHLMGCAALDDTGNPRYSVPVARQLVAAGMPVAALSPLALARWVGDRLRGGSR, from the coding sequence TTGACGCACACCGACCCGCGGGCCGCGGTCGACGCGCTCGCCGCTGCCCGCGAGCCCTACCTGATCGGGGTGCGGCACCACAGCCCCGCGCTGGCCGCGGTGGTGCCGGCCCTGCTGGACGCCTCCGGCGCGGACGTGGTCTGCGTCGAGCTCCCGGCGGACTTCCAGCCGTGGCTGGAGCACCTGGCCGACCCGGAGACCGTCGCCCCCGTCGCCCTCGCGGGCACCGGCGAGGACGGCCGCCTGGCGTTCTACCCGTTCGCGGACTTCTCCCCGGAACTGGCGGCCGTCCGCTGGGCCCGCCGCCGCGGTGCGGCCGTCCTGTGCTGCGACCTGCCGCTGTCCGACCCCGGCTGGACCCCCGGGCCCCCCGTCCCGCACCCGTCCCCGCCCACGGACGGCCCCGACGCCCCGCCGCGGGCCGTGGACGCCACGCCGAACTCCACGGGCACGACCACCCTCACGGACAGCGCTCCGGAAGCGGCTGACGGCCCGCGGCGCGCGGGCAGCTTCGCCGACGGCCTCACCGCCGCCGGCACGGGCCGTGACGGCGACGACCTGTGGGACCGCGCCGTCGAGGTCCTCGCACCGGGCTGCTCCCCGGAGGCCGTACGCCGGGCCGCGCTCGGCGTCGGCTGGGCACTGCGCGAGGACGGCCCCGTCCCCGACCGCGACCTCGCCCGCGAGGCCCACATGCGCGCCGTGATCGCCGACGCCGCCGCTGGCGGCCACCGCGTGGCCGCCGTCATCGGCTCCTTCCACGCCCCGGCCCTCGTCACGCCGTCGGCGACCGCGGACGGCCAGGCCGACGGTGCGGACCTGCCCGGGTCGGCCGGCAGGGGTCTCCCGGGCGGGGGCGCCGCAGCGGAGTCCGCGGCCCCCCGGGGCGCGGACAGCCCGCCCGGTTCGGACCCGGAGGTACCGGCCCCCGTGGACGGCGCGTCCGCGGCCGCGGCCGGACAGGGTTCGGCCGCAGGCGCCGCCGACGGTGCCGCACCCGGTCGTGCGGTCCCGGCCGCCCCGGCCGCCCCGGCCGCGCCGGGTCGACGCCTGGGCAAGGACGCCGCTTCCGGGTCGGGCCCGGCGGGGCCGGTGGACACCGCCGTCACCTCCTTCGTGCCGTACTCCTTCGATCTGCTCGACTCCCGCTCCGGTTACCCCGCCGGCATCCGCGACCCGCTCTGGCAGCAGGCCGTCCTCGAGGCCGGCGGCGACCCCGGGCGGCTCCGGGAGGCCGCCTCCGTCGCCGTCACCGGGCTCTGCCGCGAGCTCCGCCGGGCCGGCCACACCGCCGGCACCGGCGAAGCCGCCGAGACCCTGCGGCTCGCCTGCGACCTCGCCGCCCTGCGCGAGCTTCCCGCACCCGGCCGCGGCGAGCTCCTGGAAGCCGTCACCACCGTCCTCGGCCAGGGCGAACCCCTCGGCCGCGGCCGGGCACTGGCGCAGGCCCTCGAAGCCGTGCTCGTCGGCACCGCCCGCGGGCGGACCACCCCGCACGCCCCCCGCTCCGGCCTCGGCCCCTCGGTCGAGGCCGAACTCGCCGAGCTCCGCCTGCCGTGCCCCGAGGACCCCGCGCCCCGCGAGGTCCGCCTCGACCCGCTCCGCTCCGCCCTCGACGGCCGCCGCGAGGTCCTCCTCCAGCGGCTCCTCGTCTGCGGGGCCTCCTACGGGGAGCCCCTCACCGTCGCCGCCACCGGCGACGGCACCGCCCTCGGCACCAAGTGGCGGCTGTCCTGGACGCCTGCCGTCCCGGCCCGCCTGGACCTCACCGGCGTGCGCGGCGTCACCGCCGCCCAGGCCGCGGCAGGGACGCTCAGCGAAACCGCCCGACGGGCCGCCGCCGACGGCGGCCCCACCCCGGCGCAGATCCTCGCCGGGCTGGCCGCCGCCGCCCGGTGCGACCTGCCCGAACTGGTCGACGTACGCCTCCACGAGGCGGCCACCGTCCTGCCGCAGACGGCGACCCTGCCCGAACTCCTCGACGCCCTCGACCTCCTGGAGGCCCTGCACCGCGGCCACCTCCCCGGCACCTCCGCGGCGTCCCGCGCCGCTTGCGCCGTGCTCGCCGGCGACCTCCTCGAAGCCGCCGTGCGCTCCCTGCCCGGCCTCGCCGGCAGCGAGGAACCGGCCGACGCCGCCGCCCTCGTGGCCCTCGCCGACCGCGCCGCCGCCCACCACCTGGGCCTGCGCACGGACGACGCGCTCACCGCCCTGGCCGCCTCCGCGTCCCCGCTCATGCAGGGCGCGGCCCTGGCCGTACGGGTCCTCCTCGACCTCGACCCGGCCGAGGCCCTCGGCGACCGCGCCGCCGGATGGATCGACAGCGCCGGCACTGCCGACAGCCGGCGCGCCCTGGCGCGCCGGCTCGCCGGACTCCTCACCGCCGCAGGTCCGCTGCTGCAGTCCTCCCCGGCCGCCCTCACCCCGCTCCTCGACCGCGTCGACCACCTCGCGGACCAGGATTTCCTCGACCGTCTCCCCGCCCTGCGCGGCGGCTTCGACGCCCTCGCACCGGCCGCCCGCGACCGGCTCCTGGACACCGTCACCGAACGACTCGGCGACCGCATCGACCTCGCACTCGACGCCCCGCCCGCCCTGCTCGCCCTGTGGGCCGCCGCCGATGCGGCCGGGCTCGCCGCACTCAAGGCCCTCCCTCTGCCCCGGCGGGGGGAACCGGCCGCGGATTCGGCCCCGGACGCCCCCGACGCACCGCGCGCCCCGGCCCGCGAGCCCAGGTCCGAGCCCGAGCCCGGGTCCGAGCCCGGTTCCGACGCGCGCCGGCTCGCCCCGGCCGATCGCTGGCGGCTGCTGCTCGGCCGCGAACGCGACCGGCTCCCCGCCGGCGCCCGCCGCTACGCCCACGCGCTGGACGAGCTGTACGGCTCCGGGCACGGCGAAGGCGCCGGCGACCTCGGCACCGGTCAGGGACCGGGCCGCAGCGGCGGCCAGGAGGCCTCCTTCCCGACCGCCCGCGAATGGTCGCAGGAGCTCGAAGCGCTGTTCGGCGCGGACGTACGGGAGGAGGTCCTGGCCGGTGCCGCCGAAGCCGGCCGCACCGATGTCCTCGCCCAGCTCGACCCGGCGGCCGTGCGGCCCTCCGTGGAGCTGCTGAGCTCCGTACTGTCGCTCGCCGGCGGGCTGCCGGAGGCCCAACTCGCCCGACTGCGCCCCCTGGTGAAGCGGCTGGTCGACGAACTCTCCAAGGAGCTCGCCACCAAGCTGCGCCCGTCCCTGTCCGGCCTCACCACCCCGCGTCCCACCCGGCGCCCGGGCGGTGCGCTCGACCTCGCCCGCACCCTGCGCGCCAACCTCGCGCACGCCCGCCGGCGGGCCGACGGCACGGTGGTCGTCGTACCGGAACGGCCCGTCTTCAGCACCCGGGCGAGCCGCGAGGCCGACTGGCGGCTCGTCCTGGTCGTCGACGTGTCCGGCTCCATGGAGGCCTCCGTCATCTGGTCGGCCCTGACCGCGGCCGTACTGGGCGGCGTCCCCACCCTCTCCACCCACTTCCTCGCCTTCTCCACCCAGGTCGTGGACCTCACCGACCGGGTCGACGACCCGCTCTCGCTGCTGCTGGAGGTGCGCGTCGGCGGCGGCACGCACATCGCCGCCGGTCTCGCCCACGCCCGCTCCCTGATCACCGTCCCCAGCCGCACCCTCGTCGTCGTGGTCAGCGACTTCGAGGAGGGCGGGCCGATCGGCGGACTGCTCGGGGAGGTCCGCGCACTGGCCGCCTCCGGCGCCCACCTCATGGGCTGCGCCGCGCTCGACGACACGGGCAACCCCCGGTACTCGGTCCCGGTCGCGCGGCAACTCGTCGCGGCCGGCATGCCCGTGGCCGCCCTCAGTCCTCTCGCCCTCGCCCGCTGGGTGGGCGACCGCCTCCGTGGAGGGTCCCGTTGA
- a CDS encoding ATP-binding protein has translation MTVTAPSAPAARQVLPAEERHAAELAFLAAHDTGPRPPGWALTPRAVVTFVCGSDGTELALPKRRAGLPAKLAIAPKFVGERALVERCVVTLAGERGLLLTGEPGTAKSMLSELLAAAVCGTSALTVQGTAGTTEDAFRYGWNYALLLAQGPTPDALVDSPVLSAMRTGRVVRVEEITRCLPEVQDALVSILSDRRVSVPELTATEDAVVSAAPGFTVIATANLRDRGVSEMSAALKRRFNFETVGPIADADAEATLIRRQAVAAVQRAGAAFAVDDAVLDALVTVFRDLRSGRSAEGWDVERPGTVMSTAEAVQVAASLGVAAAYLPDGDVLDLLPGHLLGVVRKDDPADHGRLLGYWDGPVRRRAEDGSAMWRRLWDLRGSLR, from the coding sequence ATGACCGTCACCGCACCATCCGCCCCCGCCGCCCGGCAGGTGCTGCCCGCCGAGGAACGCCACGCCGCCGAGCTCGCCTTCCTCGCCGCCCACGACACCGGCCCCCGCCCGCCCGGCTGGGCACTGACGCCGCGGGCCGTGGTCACCTTCGTCTGCGGCAGCGACGGAACCGAACTGGCCCTGCCCAAGCGCCGCGCCGGCCTCCCGGCCAAGCTCGCCATCGCGCCCAAGTTCGTCGGCGAACGCGCCCTGGTGGAGCGGTGCGTCGTCACCCTCGCCGGGGAGCGCGGACTCCTCCTCACGGGCGAGCCCGGCACGGCCAAGTCGATGCTGTCCGAGCTGCTGGCCGCCGCCGTCTGCGGCACCAGCGCCCTCACCGTCCAGGGCACCGCGGGCACGACCGAGGACGCCTTCCGCTACGGCTGGAACTACGCGCTCCTGCTCGCGCAGGGCCCCACTCCGGACGCACTGGTCGACTCCCCGGTCCTCTCCGCCATGCGCACCGGGCGCGTGGTCCGCGTGGAGGAGATCACCCGCTGCCTGCCCGAGGTCCAGGACGCGCTGGTGTCGATCCTGTCGGACCGGCGGGTCAGCGTGCCCGAACTGACCGCCACCGAGGACGCCGTGGTCTCCGCGGCCCCCGGCTTCACCGTCATCGCCACCGCCAACCTGCGCGACCGCGGCGTCTCGGAGATGTCCGCCGCCCTCAAGCGGCGCTTCAACTTCGAGACCGTCGGCCCGATCGCCGACGCGGACGCGGAGGCCACGCTGATCCGCCGCCAGGCCGTCGCCGCCGTCCAGCGGGCCGGCGCCGCCTTCGCCGTGGACGACGCCGTGCTCGACGCGCTCGTCACCGTCTTCCGCGACCTGCGCTCGGGACGCTCCGCCGAGGGCTGGGACGTGGAACGACCCGGTACGGTCATGTCCACCGCCGAAGCCGTGCAGGTGGCGGCCTCGCTGGGCGTCGCCGCCGCGTACCTGCCGGACGGGGACGTGCTGGACCTGCTGCCGGGGCACCTGCTGGGCGTCGTGCGCAAGGACGACCCCGCCGACCACGGAAGGCTGCTGGGGTACTGGGACGGCCCGGTCCGGCGCCGTGCCGAGGACGGCTCGGCGATGTGGCGCCGCCTCTGGGACCTGCGCGGGAGCCTGCGTTGA
- a CDS encoding carboxylesterase/lipase family protein — MRGVRRRCALLLPVVLLLVGAAAGPEGPVVDTDRGPVRGRTHDAYSTFEGIPFAAPPTGPRRWRLPGPARRWEGVRDAGAPGSRCVQLPVLGPGGPVGSEDCLYLNVTAPAGPAAGARPRPVMVWFHGGGFFSGSGDVYRPDRLAVRGDAVVVTANYRLGVFGLFGHPELGGAPGFALADQRAALRWVRTNAERFGGDPDNVTVFGESAGALSVCAHLTSPASAGLFHKAIVQSGSCSTTTPPSALLPGLGTYEPFVPARRTAEEGALAAARLGCDRPSGVLDCLRALDARALATPDLMQRFSLVPYGGSALPTEPRRALQAGRFHRVPVLQGTTRDEIRLFLAQTLAAHPIGDENAYRARMERSFGVGTARVVEAAYPVSAYPTPAIAWATLLTDASFICPTLRDGAALGRHVPTYGYRFSDRGAPDFTGLPPVPELPLGAAHGFELPYLFTITPLAEAQQRLADRMTGYWTAFARTGVPAAPGAPQWPRPGAPGRVLSLAPGADGIRTVDGRAEHHCALWDERWPGVTTAR; from the coding sequence ATGCGAGGGGTCCGACGTCGGTGCGCGCTGCTGCTGCCCGTCGTGCTGCTGCTGGTGGGTGCCGCGGCCGGGCCGGAGGGGCCCGTCGTGGACACCGACCGCGGTCCGGTGCGGGGCCGGACGCACGACGCGTACAGCACCTTCGAGGGCATTCCCTTCGCGGCTCCCCCGACCGGTCCGCGGCGCTGGCGGCTGCCCGGGCCGGCGCGCCGGTGGGAGGGCGTTCGCGACGCCGGCGCGCCCGGTTCCCGCTGTGTGCAGCTGCCCGTGCTCGGGCCCGGCGGGCCGGTCGGCTCCGAGGACTGCCTGTACCTCAACGTGACCGCCCCGGCGGGCCCGGCGGCCGGGGCGCGGCCGCGGCCGGTCATGGTCTGGTTCCACGGCGGCGGCTTCTTCAGCGGCTCCGGCGACGTCTACCGGCCGGACCGGCTTGCCGTCCGGGGCGATGCGGTGGTGGTGACGGCCAACTACCGGCTGGGCGTCTTCGGGCTGTTCGGCCACCCGGAGCTCGGCGGCGCCCCCGGCTTCGCCCTGGCGGACCAGCGGGCGGCGCTGCGCTGGGTGCGGACGAACGCGGAGCGGTTCGGCGGGGACCCGGACAACGTCACCGTCTTCGGTGAGTCGGCGGGTGCCCTGAGCGTCTGCGCGCACCTCACCTCGCCGGCCTCGGCGGGCCTGTTCCACAAGGCGATCGTGCAGAGCGGCTCGTGCTCGACCACGACGCCGCCGTCGGCGCTGCTGCCGGGCCTCGGTACGTACGAGCCCTTCGTGCCCGCGCGGCGCACGGCCGAGGAGGGCGCCCTGGCGGCGGCGCGGCTCGGCTGCGACCGGCCCTCGGGCGTGCTGGACTGCCTGCGCGCGCTGGACGCCCGTGCCCTCGCGACCCCCGACCTGATGCAGCGGTTCTCCCTCGTCCCGTACGGCGGCAGCGCCCTGCCGACGGAACCGCGGCGGGCGTTGCAGGCCGGACGGTTCCACCGGGTGCCGGTGCTGCAGGGAACCACCCGGGACGAGATCCGGCTCTTCCTCGCACAGACCCTCGCGGCCCACCCGATCGGCGACGAGAACGCCTACCGGGCCCGCATGGAGCGGTCCTTCGGCGTCGGGACGGCCCGTGTCGTGGAGGCCGCGTACCCCGTGTCGGCGTACCCGACCCCGGCGATCGCCTGGGCGACCCTGCTCACCGACGCGTCGTTCATCTGCCCGACGCTGCGGGACGGCGCGGCGCTGGGGCGGCACGTGCCGACGTACGGCTACCGGTTCAGCGACCGTGGCGCACCCGACTTCACCGGCCTGCCGCCGGTGCCCGAGCTGCCGCTCGGAGCGGCCCACGGCTTCGAACTGCCCTACCTGTTCACGATCACCCCGCTGGCGGAGGCGCAGCAGCGGCTCGCGGACCGTATGACCGGCTACTGGACCGCCTTCGCGCGGACCGGCGTGCCGGCGGCGCCCGGTGCCCCGCAGTGGCCGCGGCCGGGGGCGCCGGGGCGGGTGCTGTCGCTGGCTCCGGGCGCGGACGGGATCCGGACGGTGGACGGACGGGCCGAACACCACTGCGCGCTCTGGGACGAGCGGTGGCCCGGGGTCACCACTGCTCGGTGA
- a CDS encoding HAD domain-containing protein has protein sequence MTSSTALPLLYLDVDGPLIPFGAGPYPAGDGPHPLLARIDPALGPLLAGLPCELWWATTWMAEANECVAPRLGLSDLPVVAWPEPSDEDGRGGVHWKTPALLDHAAGRPFVWIDDEITDADRARVADRHPGPALLHRVDPGRGLTAGDFTVLRTWLRSV, from the coding sequence ATGACCAGCTCAACGGCCCTTCCGCTCCTCTACCTCGATGTCGACGGCCCGCTCATCCCCTTCGGGGCGGGCCCGTACCCGGCCGGGGACGGCCCCCACCCCCTGCTGGCCCGCATCGACCCCGCGCTCGGGCCGCTGCTGGCGGGGCTGCCGTGCGAACTGTGGTGGGCCACGACGTGGATGGCGGAGGCCAACGAGTGCGTGGCGCCCCGGCTGGGACTGTCGGATCTGCCCGTGGTGGCCTGGCCGGAGCCCTCCGACGAGGACGGGCGGGGCGGCGTCCACTGGAAGACCCCCGCGCTGCTCGACCACGCGGCCGGACGGCCCTTCGTGTGGATCGACGACGAGATCACCGACGCCGACCGGGCCCGGGTGGCCGATCGCCATCCGGGCCCGGCCCTGTTGCACCGCGTCGATCCGGGCCGGGGCCTGACCGCCGGGGACTTCACGGTGCTGCGGACGTGGCTCCGCTCGGTGTAG